TGGCAGAAGATTTTATTAGAATTAGTTAACGACTGCTttcttaaacaataacattaaGCAGCCAACACggaaaaaataatttttcacTTAATGTTAACTAAATAGATCGCAATGAAGTTGGAAGTCAATAAGGAAACACTTGCCACATGGAAATTAGAGCAATGAAGAAAACGACCAAGTTATACGTGAAGTTGATATAATAAATGGCTTCACAAACAGGTATTTTATAGCTAAACTATGCCATTCGATCGAAGGTTCCCTGGGTGGCCCAGGAGATTGGTcctggggagccggtcgaccgagcggacagcacgctggacttgtgatcctgtggtcccgggttcgatcccgggcgccggcgagaaacaatgggcagagtttctttcaccctatgcccctgttacctagcagtaaaataggtacctggtgttagtcagctgtcacgggctgcttcctgagggtggaggcctggtcgaggaccgggccgcggggacactaaagccccgaaatcatctcaagataatctcaagataaagaTAGTCCCCCCAACACATCTAGAAGAGGACTAGACGCTGCAGAGTACACCATTGGGTGTTTTCTCAGTAACGTCTTCATCAATTCACAATTCAAGTTGGTATCGGATCCATAGATCGATGctggagaaggaaggaaggaaaagtGGGATGTAAGACGGGGGAAGAGTGTAGGGAAGAGGGAAGACAGGATAGAGAGGAAGGGACTGATACAAGCCAGTATTAAGTAGTCCATCACGACGCCGCCCAGTTTCATTGACAAgtgtcacccacacacacgcggcgcggccacacactcccacactcgaGGCCTTTATAGCGCCATCGACGCTAATCTCATTTGAAAAAATTCAATCCTCTGAAATATGCGAGGAAAAGATACAATTTCCTTTATCATATGTGATCTTGGTGAAGCTGCTAGCTGTCTTGGAGAGCTcttaggggaagggggaggaggttaTCACTTTTCGGGGTGTCGGTTATCATTCTTAGGAGAATTGAGTAAACTCTTGGGAGAGTCGGTTATCACTCTTAGAAGGAAGTATGTTTTCACTCTTTAGGTAAGGtaagtctcatcttgggccaccagctgtgggagtggggcgtctcatcttgggtcatcagctgtgggagtggggcgtctcatcttgggccaccagctgtgggagcggggtgtctcatcttgggccatcaacggtgggagcggggcgtctcatcttggccaccagctgtgggagtggggcgtctcatcttgggtcatcagctgtgggagtggggcgtctcatcttgggccaccagctgtgggagcggggtgtctcatcttgggccatcaactgtgggagcggggcgtctcatctcgggccaccaactgtggaagtggggcgtctcatcttgggccaccagctgtgggagtgtggcgtctcatcttgggccaccaactgtgggagtggggcgtctcatcttgggccaccagctgtgggagtggggcgtctcatcttgggccaccagctgtgggagtgtggcgtctcatcttgggccaccagctgtgggagtggggcgtctcatcttggaccaccaactgtgggagtggggcgtctcatcttgggccaccagttgtgggagtggggcgtctcatcttgggccaccagctgtgggagtgtggagtctcatcttgggccaccaactgtgggagtggggcgtctcatcttgggccaccagctgggagcggggcgtctcatcttgggtcatcagctgtgggagcggggcgtctcatcttgggtcatcagctgtgggagtggggcgtctcacctTGGGtcatcagctgtgggagtggggcgtctcatcttgggccaccagctgtgggagtggggcgtctcatcttgggccaccactgTGGgaacggggcgtctcatcttgggccaccagctgtgggagctgggCCTCTCCTCTGTGAGTAATCTTTCAAGCATTGGGtcttctaacatttcgatggtgttccacaccctgatggcttggtgctgtagtctgatgtttagtggctgtatgttcaggagttcatggaagtcCTGGATTGTCTGGTCATATGGTGAACGGTCTTTTGCTCTTCTTAGCGCATTAATTTACACTGCTTGTAATTTTTGCATACTAGGTTTCTTTAACGGTATGTAGTGGTACTGGaggatattctagatgcggccggACTGAAGCCTTTAGTAAGTGCAGCTGTGTATTCGtaatgaggcttcggaatctcctcgGTTTCTCACTCTGTGGCAGTGAGAGTGGGTAACAGTGCCATAGAGAGCTGGCACTGGCAGCGAGAGGGTAACAGTGCCACAGAGAGCTGGCACTAGCAGTGAGAGGGGAAACAGTGCCACAAGCTTGTCTCGAAAATCAATACTGATGTGATGGAGCAGGATCGACTTCCGTAGCTGCACCAACGGGCGGGATTTCTTGGCATCTATAATTCTTGGGAATTTGACTTTCACGAAAGATCTCTGAGGTCTATGGATGAAGAGGCATCCATGCCAAGAGTTGGATGACGAGGCATCCATGCCAGGAGTTGGATGAAGAAGTATTTTTACTCACCGGCGGTAATTTACAGCACCCGCAGGAACTATTTCACAGATGTTTAATGTGTTTACGGTGAATTCTCGTAAAGCAAAATATATGACTAAAATGTAAAGTATTGGTTGAGCATCCGaatcccacacacatacacacacacacacacacacacacacacacacacacacacacacacacacaccacacacaccacacacacacacacacacacacataaacgcaAACTCAAACattcacaaaaattaacacttacAAACAATAACCCATATATACACATAAGCACAAACATTCAGACATAAAAACACTCGACAGGAACAAACATAGACATTTACTTGTTCAAATTTTAAATAACAAATCCAAATATATAAATAGCAAGCGAGTTTAAAACAAATTACTCTAGCTCACAGTAGGCTGGGGGGCTGGGGGACCTGGGGTCGGGGGAGGTGAAGACCTGGGGGACTTGGGgacggggccctgggggacggggCCCTGGGGACGGGGTCCTGGGgacggggccctgggggacggggCCCTGGAGGACGGGGACCTGGGGGACAGGGCCCTGGGGGACGGGGCCCTGGGGGACAGGCCCTGGGGACAGGCCCTGGGGGAGAGATCATTCCTTCTATAACAAGCAACTCGACATCGTTGTCAAAGTTAACGTGAGACTAACGATCAATGTTTCTATAGTCACGAAAACCCTCAAGCGTCTTTCACCTGACACAGGTAGTCCCCACCTGACACTGGTAGTCACCACCTGACACTGGTAGTCCCCACCTGACACTGGTAGTCTCCACCTGACACTGGTAGTCACCACCTGACACTGGTAGTCCCCACCTGACACTGGTAGACCCACCTGACACAGGTAGTCACCACCTGACACTGGTAGTCACCACCTGACACTGGTAGTCACCACCTGACACAGGTAGTCACCACCTGACACAGGTAGTCACCACCTGACACTGGTAGTCACCACCTGACACTGGTAGTCACCACCTGACACAGGTAGTCACCACCTGACACTGGTAGTCACCACCTGACACTGGTAGTGATGATACAGTGACAAATGCCATGAGACCATGACGTTTGTCCCGTCATGGTCGCTAATGGCAACGTTTGTCCCGTCATGGTCGGTGCTGGCAACGTTTGTCCCGTCATGGTCACTAATGGCCACGTTTGTCCCGCCATGGTCGCTAATGGCAACGTTTGTCCCGTCATGGTTGCTAATGGCAACGTTTGTCCCGTCATGGTCGCTGTTGGCAACGTTTGTCCCGTCATGATCGCTACTGGCAACGTTTGTCCCGTCATGGTCGCTCCTGGCAACGTTTGTCCCGTCATGGTCGCTCCTGACAACGTTTGTCCCGCCATGGTCGCTCCTGGCAACGTTTGTCCCGTCATGGTCGCTCCTGACAACGTTTGTCCCGTCATGGTCGCTCCTGACAACGTTTGTCCCGTCATGGTCGCTAATGCAACATTTGTCCCGTCATGGTCGCTGCTGGCAACGTTTGTCCCGCCATGGTCGCTAATGGCAACGTTTGTTGCCATTAGACAGTCTTCCCCTGATTAAGTTCCTGGTAAGACTAAATTCCTGGGTAGTCTAAGTTTCACGTTAAGTTAGGTTTCTTGAGATGCCGAGCTTCAAGAGACGCTAGACGGCTGCTTCTTGATTTACTTACAAGAATATGAAGACGGCATCAGTCTCAGGTCGACCGCTATGgtcaaaaggaaaaaaaatcaaGAAGTTTTGGGTTACTTCAGGTGGGTCTACGTCCCAGGTGTTAAACCTTATTACAGTGATAAGGAAGAAAATGTAACTTTAAAATATTAACTATAGTAAAATGAAGGTTTATAATTTTCACGTTTGTAAATCGTATATTTAAAATACTAATTTTAATAAACCCATAAGTTTAATTTGTTTATTCTAGTAAAGCGAAAGTTGAAAATGCTTCAGTTTAGTAAAGCGGATCAATAATAATTGTTTACGATTCTTCAGTAAAGTATGGCGGAGTAATCGATGATCACTAAAAATCCAGCTCTTCCTGCTCGCCAAGTAATATCGTAAAATATCAGCTTCAGTATAACGAGACTTAATAATTTACGATGATTCAAACTTTTTGAAAAGTGTTCTTTTTAGCTGGAGCAGAAGTTAAGGCGGGAACATTCTCTGTAGCGAAGGTGGCAGCGGACACCTTGTGTATTTACCTACACTCCTTAATCTGGGCGAGGAGGTGAGCCTTGATAGGTGAGCTCAGCTACCTTATAAACAGGTGGCAGAGAGGTGGCAGAGAGGTGGCAGAGAggtggcagagtggtggtagaGAGGTGACAGAGAGGTGAAAGAGAGGTGACAGAGAGGTGACAGGTGTATGAGTGTTTACATGTGGCTAGAGTCATGTCTGTCATCCCGGGATGGCTCCCAACAGTGATCACTGGCACTTGTCAGTGAGAATGTGCCATAGTAACCTGCACCTTCAAGGAACCATTAACAGTAGCGGCACTGCCTTACGATGTTGGTATATATTGTTAAGAAGGTATTAGTCCAAACTCTTGCTTGCGCACCTCCTCCGTCGACCTAAATCCGCGAGTGATTAGTGCCTGGGAACTGTCTCATACCACTCTCATTATTTTCAAAGTCTCTGTTTTATTGGCATTTATGATTTCCTCTTGTCTTATGAATCACTGCTCGTGTGACCCCGTGTGTGGCCGGGTTGACCTGTGATCGGGTTGACCTCCTGTGCCCTGCTTAACCTCTTTGTTTCACCCACGTGTAAATATCCCAAAATGTCTTGCATTACGTCTCAATAATTATTTGAGCGGTGATGAATAACCAATACTCAGTTATACTTTTCTTGGTCCATTCATTCTTCCTGGTCAGTTTTCAACTCCTTCAATGTGACCAAGGGGGGGGCACTGGTGTAAACTGAGGGGGGAAGATAGTGCGATAATCTGTAATCATAACTGGGTATATTAGACTGAGGGGAAGGAGGCTATCACTTCCTCCTGCCCCTCCTGTTCCTGGTGTTTATCACACATGTTGTCATGCCCCTTTCATCTCCTGTGTCCTTGTACACGTGCCCATCATGCCCAGTCTTGCTTCAAATACCTGAACGTTCTCGTTCTTGGACGATCCGTCCTTCCCATTCGTGAAAGGTTCGGTCTTCCTCTTCTCTTTATCTTTAGCAgtgcctctcttcctccaaattcTTCTCATTTTCGgcctctcctcccctcctcccgccccccccctacATGCTTCGGCAACACAGTTGGTATAACGGATCAATACAGAGCGCTTCAGTAAAGCATGGGGGGGGGGCTAAGCCAGGGGCGGGCACGGTGCTGGCTCCGGGGAGGGGCCAAGGAGGAGCAggagagcaggaggagcaggaggagcaggaggaggaggaggaggaagaggtagaggaagaggcagatgaggaggaagaggacaaagaggaggagaaggataaagaagaaaaggaagaggagggagaagattgaagaagaggaggaagaggagaggaggaggaggaggaggaggaggaggaggaggaggaggaggaggaggaggaggaggaggaagaggaggaggaggaggaagaagaggaggaggatgaggaggttaAAGatacagaggaggaggtggaggaagaggaggtggagggggagATCGAGGAAAAGAAGAAGaatgaggaagaagaggaggaggtggtggagatgAAAGAGATGGTGAAAacggaggtggagaaagaaacagGGAATTAGAAAGATGAAATAAAATACTGTGAAACAACtgagaaggggagggagagagagagagagagagagagggagagggagagggagaggagagagagagagagagagagagagagagagagaagagagagagagagagagagagagagagagagagagagaggagagagacagagagagagacagagaggagagagagagagagagagagagagagagagagagagagaggagagagagagagagagagagagagagagagagagagagagagagagaagaaaggtgTTGGTGTGAGGAGGCAGCGGAGGGGAGCGCTCTCCCAGGATAAAGGAGAGAGACATTACGAGGGAGCACTGCCTCCACGGGCGAAAACAGGATTCTATCTGCAATGAGTGTGAGAAGAGATGCAGCTTCCTGGGCCAGACGGGCGGCCGCTGGCCACTCACCAGAGCACACTTTCCCTCAAAGACAGACACGTCAGTTTTACTGAGTTAAGGGATAAGCTTAATTGACGCTCCGGCTTGGCTACCACAATGTGCAGGACACTGCTCACATGTATGACATGAATAATGAAAGAAAGATCTGCTGACGAAGGCTGGCTTAGGTGGTGATGCAGGGTTCCTCTGCCTACCTGAGAGCTGCATCATGGTGCTTGGAGAGCAGGCCCAGGTAGTCTTTCAcctggaggactgcttgaggcttcaagaagacctggacaaactgaaggaatggtccgacaagtggttgttagagtttaacccaaacaaatataatgtaatgaagataggtggggAGCAAAAGGCCAGATAcacggtatcatttgggagatgaaattctttaggaatcagagagagagaaagacctgggggttgatatcacgccaaacctgttccCTGAAGTCAAtttgaagaggataacatcagcggcatatgccaggttctaaaatataagaacgacctttataaacttatgtaaggaattattcagaactctgtataccacataagtcagaccaatcatggagtatgcagctccagcatggagtccatatctcgtcaagcgcaagactaaactggagaaggttcaaaggtttgccaccagactagtatttGACCGggtgggtatgagctacgaggagagactaaaagaattaaacctcacgtcgcgggaagacagaagagctgcggggtggggggacatgatcaccacatattagattctcaaaggaattgatagtgtagacaaagacagtttatttaatacaagggcacactcactaggggacacaggtggaaactgagcgcccaaatgtgccacagagacattagaataaatttttttaatgtcagagtagttgacaaatggaatgctttaggaagtgatgtggtggaggcagactccatacagtttcaaatgtagatgtgatcagttgattgacagttgagaggcgggaccaaagaggcagagtcaaacccccgcaagcacaactaggtggactaataccacacacacacacacacacacacacacacacacacacacacacacacacacacacacacacacaactaccccaGAAATAGACTTGGGAGTGGAACTAACAACACCTAACACCGGAGGCTCAATAAACAGGATATCGTCACTCTACGCTAGCAAACGTTAGAACATCTCTCAGGAacccaagtaaggaggcatttagatcaCTTTACACCACCTACGTAAGACCAGCGTTACAGTATGCCGCCCCACCTTggagctcccccccccctacctaaaGAAACACAAGGAGACTAGAAAAGGCTCAGAAGGCTGCGACGAGTCTCGTCCAAAAGTGCGATAGATGGATTATGATGAGAGACTGAATGAACTAAACCTGACGGCGCTAGAAAAAAAAGGAGAGGAAGATATAAAATACTTAAGGGGATGATTGACAGAGTGAAAACAGAGGAACTGCTCACAATGAATACCAACACGAACAAAGATGGAGATTGAGACAGGTATTGGTGCAAGGACAGAAGACCTACCAGACAAGCTCAGGACACCAGGAAAGACTGCGGGCCAAAGAGAAAGACAGGTTCAAGACtgatccctcaagctcttgttttAAAGTTCTGGATAAACTAAAGGTCTCGGAACAACAGAGTGCAAAGCTCTCTCGGTCGATGAAGCTGAGAGTCGCACACCCAAGGAACCCGACAACGGACGTTAGCGACAAGGAACCCATCGACTTGTCATATCCTTAAACCACTAATGGAGGAAAAGAACCCATTGTGCCGGGGAAGGATACGGCTGCCTCTGTACACAGTCAGGAGGGTTATGTCTGTTCAACTTCCTGTTGTGTGACCCCTCCTGTACCAGGTACAGGACcagggctggtggcaggtgggatTTTTATTTTGAAATATGTGAAAAGGTAATTTGGAATTTCTTATCTCTTGGATGTCTTTCATTTCATTTTACATTTTGTTCAGTTTAGCATGAGATatgtagttcccccccccccccgcccctctctctctctctctctctcttctctcgctctcgctctctctctctctctctctctctctctctctctctctctctctctctccctctccctctccctctcctctctctctctctctctctctctctctctctctctctcccctctccctctcctccctctccctctctctctctctctctcttctctctctctctctctcctctcctctctctctctctctctctctctctctctctctctcttctctctctctctctctctctctctctttctctctctctctctctttctctctcactctgttcGTATAGTCCAATTCTTATCTGAGGGAGATGTTCACTGGGATGAACAATCCATTCAGGTTTTGTGAGCTTCGGCGGTGAGTTGATCAATGTCTTCTGTGAAAACTGCGGTGCTCAGGGAAGCTTCCCACAAGTTGTTTCTTAATTCTCTGGAAACTTTATACCAGTCAGTACCTCAGTTGTTGAAATGAAGTAGACTGAGTAGACAGACATGCTTGTATCTGTCGAGgagttttgttttttttgtagCGGAGACATGATCAAGACGAATAAAATATTCAGGGACCTGGCATGTAAGGCAGGGGAAATAATACCTGACATGGGTCTGACCAGAGGCGAAGAAACATAGCTTGTGACTACGAGTGAAGATAAGCTGTAGAGGCTGTGTTGGTGCAGTGGTAGTGAAGAAGCAGGAAGATTTCAGAAGTACAGAAAGTAATTTCAAGCAAATTCAATTGTAAATAAAACACAAAAGAATTAGTGCAGAACTCAAGGAATAATGAATTAATCTAGTAGTTAATCGTCTagtagaagttgtatcattgcaaGCGAAGATAGATAAGTGTTGATagtaaagtacacacacacacacatacggggccggccggccgagcggacagcacgctggacatatgatcccgtggtcccgggctccatcccgggcgccgacgagaaacattgggcagagtttctttcacccttt
This sequence is a window from Procambarus clarkii isolate CNS0578487 chromosome 36, FALCON_Pclarkii_2.0, whole genome shotgun sequence. Protein-coding genes within it:
- the LOC138371704 gene encoding putative uncharacterized protein FLJ45035; the encoded protein is MVANGNVCPVMVGAGNVCPVMVTNGHVCPAMVANGNVCPVMVANGNVCPVMVAVGNVCPVMIATGNVCPVMVAPGNVCPVMVAPDNVCPAMVAPGNVCPVMVAPDNVCPVMVAPDNVCPVMVANATFVPSWSLLATFVPPWSLMATFVAIRQSSPD